Part of the Bacillus andreraoultii genome is shown below.
AATTTATCCCTTTTTAAAGGTCAATACGATTGGAAAAAGTGTTCTCGAACGTCCACTATATGAAATCGAACTCGGTAGGGGTAAACGCACGCTTCACTTTAATGCCTCTTTTCACGCGAATGAATGGATTACAACACCTGTCTTGATGAAGTCTTTAAATGAATATATATTGGCATTAACAAATGGGAAAAAGATTTGTGATGAGCACATGATGCCGCTCTATCATCGTACCCACTTGTCAATTGTTCCAATGGTTAATCCTGACGGTGTTAACCTTGTGTTACATGGTCCTCCGAATCAATTGAAAAAAGAGCTTATTACGTTAAATAAAGGATCAACTGATTTTTCTGGATGGAAAGCAAATGTTCGTGGTGTTGACTTAAATAATCAATATCCGGCAAAATGGGAAATAGAAAAAGAACGAAAAGAACCGAAAAGTCCGGCACCGAGGGATTATCCCGGGGAGCATCCATTAACTGAACCAGAAGCAAAAGCGATGGCCCAACTGGCAGAAGAGAGACGGTTTTCACTACTACTTGCTTATCATACCCAAGGCCGAGAATTTTATTGGGGATACGATGATTTAGAACCTGGAGAGTCCAAAAGACTTGCGGAAGAATATGAAAAAATTTCTGGTTACAAAGCAATTCAATATATTGATAGTCATGCAGGTTATCGTGATTGGTTCATTTATGAGTACCGGAGGCCAGGCTTTACCTTTGAATTAGGGTATGGAGTGAATCCACTCCCACTTGATCAATTTCCACGAATTTATAAAGAAATGTTAGCTGTATTTGTAAGGACTCTACAAATGGAAACCGATTCAATTCATTAACAGGAAAGGCTCCTTACCGTAAACGATAGGTTGTTTGGTAGGGAGCCTTTCCATTTACATTTCAGGAAAACCATCTTTAATAACCGTCATTAATGCGAAAAATCCAAAGACTAGAACAGTCGCAACGGCAAAAAATAACCCGAGATAATTTTTATTTTTAAATGATGTATAAGTGCCTATAATTGCGAGTATTGTAACGAGACCAAAAATAATTACTGTGCCCATTGACATCCCCCTGTCCAAATTTATTTATGCTGATTAGACGGACAACCCTTATTTAACTTGACTAAATAGGAAAGTATGAATTTGCCAATTTCTATTTTCTTAACGCATAAGCACACAAGAAAGACTCTGGCAACAATACATCAAGCCGGAAAAAATTCTTTCGTCTGCTCTCACCTAAAAGACCGGGCACCCGAATTTTCTTAAAAGGATTACTGTGTCCCTGG
Proteins encoded:
- a CDS encoding M14 family metallopeptidase — protein: MRVKVRDGDSLWLYSQLFKVPIQLIQDSNPRLSNYLNIGDDVEIPGYIKESYMIKTGETMFQLARKLNIAEEALMLVNPEIKEILLPGQKVYLPKRVNHLIIDGNQKYDFNQLEKDVRTLRSIYPFLKVNTIGKSVLERPLYEIELGRGKRTLHFNASFHANEWITTPVLMKSLNEYILALTNGKKICDEHMMPLYHRTHLSIVPMVNPDGVNLVLHGPPNQLKKELITLNKGSTDFSGWKANVRGVDLNNQYPAKWEIEKERKEPKSPAPRDYPGEHPLTEPEAKAMAQLAEERRFSLLLAYHTQGREFYWGYDDLEPGESKRLAEEYEKISGYKAIQYIDSHAGYRDWFIYEYRRPGFTFELGYGVNPLPLDQFPRIYKEMLAVFVRTLQMETDSIH
- a CDS encoding DUF2759 domain-containing protein, which gives rise to MGTVIIFGLVTILAIIGTYTSFKNKNYLGLFFAVATVLVFGFFALMTVIKDGFPEM